One segment of Candidatus Cloacimonadota bacterium DNA contains the following:
- a CDS encoding Mrp/NBP35 family ATP-binding protein gives MNNNDNKSKSKYLKENLAGIKHKLIVLSGKGGVGKSTVAVNVANTLADKGFKVGILDVDIHGPSIAKLLGIEGKVLISNKDGDLEAIKVNENLYALTIAALLRSPDDPVIWRGPLKMKMIKQFLGDIKWPQLDFLIIDCPPGTGDEPLSSVQIVGNLDGSIIVSTPQDLSLLDARKTINFSKKLNVEILGIVENMSGFKCPHCGEMINIFEGMGVKKAAEDFGVDILGQIPIDPNISKTGDMGESYMKNHSDAESAKEFSKIADAILAKFE, from the coding sequence ATGAATAATAATGACAATAAAAGTAAATCAAAATATCTGAAAGAAAATCTTGCCGGTATAAAGCATAAATTGATCGTGCTAAGTGGCAAGGGCGGAGTAGGTAAAAGCACTGTTGCCGTAAATGTTGCGAATACTCTGGCTGATAAGGGATTCAAGGTCGGAATTCTTGATGTGGACATTCACGGTCCGTCTATTGCAAAACTGCTCGGTATCGAAGGAAAAGTTCTGATAAGCAACAAAGACGGCGATTTAGAAGCTATCAAAGTAAATGAGAATCTTTACGCACTCACAATCGCAGCTTTGTTAAGATCACCTGATGATCCTGTCATTTGGAGAGGACCTCTCAAAATGAAAATGATTAAGCAATTCCTCGGTGATATTAAATGGCCTCAATTAGATTTTCTGATAATAGATTGTCCCCCTGGAACCGGTGATGAACCACTTTCCTCTGTGCAAATTGTTGGTAACTTAGATGGCTCAATCATTGTTTCCACGCCACAAGACCTCTCACTCCTTGATGCACGAAAGACAATCAATTTTTCTAAGAAATTGAACGTTGAAATTCTTGGCATTGTTGAAAACATGTCCGGATTCAAATGTCCTCATTGCGGAGAAATGATAAATATTTTCGAAGGCATGGGTGTGAAAAAAGCAGCGGAAGATTTTGGCGTTGATATTTTAGGACAAATTCCCATTGATCCCAATATTTCCAAAACCGGTGATATGGGTGAGTCCTATATGAAAAATCATAGTGATGCAGAATCAGCAAAAGAATTTTCTAAAATAGCTGATGCCATTTTGGCTAAATTTGAATAA
- a CDS encoding lysophospholipid acyltransferase family protein translates to MKQATKYRFAELFGTNLIKLLISSLHIKRIGYANMQEVRKQNGSVIFAFWHSRLLMLSFAHKFENIHVIISQHKDGEYISRITLSLGYQTIRGSSTRGGIGALKKSLRKIRKFDLAITPDGPRGPKETVQEGILYLAYKSGKPIIPVFCDAKHKWILNSWDNFIIPKPFSPAVIKYGKPLFINTKSEITSAGRELKRRLIDLGNRSEK, encoded by the coding sequence ATGAAACAAGCGACAAAATATAGATTTGCCGAACTATTCGGCACTAATCTGATAAAATTGCTAATTAGCAGTTTACATATCAAAAGAATCGGATACGCTAATATGCAAGAAGTTAGGAAACAAAATGGTTCCGTAATCTTTGCTTTTTGGCACAGCCGCCTACTAATGCTCTCTTTTGCCCACAAATTTGAAAATATTCATGTCATCATCTCACAGCACAAAGACGGAGAATATATTTCGAGAATTACACTCAGTTTGGGCTATCAAACTATTCGCGGTTCTTCAACAAGAGGTGGAATAGGTGCTTTAAAAAAATCATTGCGAAAAATAAGAAAATTTGATCTCGCAATTACACCGGATGGTCCCCGCGGACCAAAAGAGACTGTTCAGGAAGGAATCCTTTATCTTGCATACAAATCAGGCAAACCGATAATCCCCGTTTTTTGTGACGCAAAACATAAATGGATTTTAAACTCGTGGGACAATTTTATTATTCCAAAACCATTTTCTCCTGCAGTAATAAAATATGGCAAACCCCTATTTATAAATACTAAATCAGAAATTACATCTGCGGGACGAGAACTTAAAAGGCGATTGATTGATTTGGGAAATCGGTCTGAAAAATAG